In Pseudonocardia cypriaca, a single genomic region encodes these proteins:
- a CDS encoding DMT family transporter: MSLQIAVVLAVASAVCYALSAVLQEREASLQQAGGVALVARLVRRRGWWAAISATIVGALLHLGAVAAGPLVVVQPIGVSTLVIALLIGSRLGRSPVPTRSWAGAACVVMGLPAVLAAVPHEALHTANKIHATTGYWPTAAVLAAVVAAAVGAALALGAGHHRRGSAIAYAAAAAVCFGFTSATAKTIILGHLEPQRIAVGVVVVCLGTVLAQHAYRDGGLGAPLAVLTLLDPFTAGALGMLVLGEPFGTTPIRLALGITGGLITCVGVGLLSTRPTATPAPRQPAPIG; the protein is encoded by the coding sequence GTGTCCCTGCAGATCGCCGTCGTGCTCGCCGTGGCCTCGGCGGTCTGCTACGCGCTGTCGGCCGTGCTGCAGGAACGGGAAGCGTCCCTGCAGCAGGCGGGCGGGGTGGCCCTGGTCGCCCGGCTGGTCCGCCGTCGCGGCTGGTGGGCCGCGATCAGCGCCACGATCGTCGGCGCCCTGCTGCACCTGGGCGCTGTCGCCGCCGGACCGCTGGTCGTGGTCCAACCGATCGGGGTGTCCACCCTGGTCATCGCCCTGCTCATCGGCTCGCGGCTGGGCCGAAGCCCGGTGCCGACCCGCTCGTGGGCGGGCGCCGCCTGCGTGGTCATGGGGCTGCCCGCGGTGCTCGCCGCCGTCCCCCACGAGGCCCTGCACACCGCCAACAAGATCCACGCCACCACCGGCTACTGGCCCACCGCCGCCGTGCTGGCCGCGGTCGTCGCGGCCGCCGTGGGCGCCGCACTGGCCCTCGGCGCCGGCCACCACCGCCGCGGCTCGGCCATCGCGTACGCCGCCGCAGCCGCGGTGTGCTTCGGGTTCACCTCCGCCACCGCCAAGACCATCATCCTCGGGCACCTCGAACCCCAGCGGATCGCCGTCGGCGTCGTCGTGGTCTGCCTCGGCACCGTGCTGGCCCAGCACGCCTACCGCGACGGCGGGCTCGGCGCACCACTGGCGGTACTCACCCTGCTCGACCCGTTCACGGCCGGCGCGCTGGGCATGCTCGTGCTCGGCGAACCCTTCGGCACCACCCCGATCCGCCTCGCCCTCGGAATCACCGGCGGGCTGATCACCTGCGTCGGGGTCGGGTTGCTCTCCACCCGACCCACCGCGACACCCGCCCCGAGGCAGCCCGCCCCGATCGGCTGA
- a CDS encoding ABC transporter substrate-binding protein: MTTFSRRQVLGAAALGASLAACARPVTSPLASRSAPDAPEETRSLDQLYADAVAEGGHLVVYAGGATATEHDATGQAFLARFPRMSLTTVVDYSKFHDVRVDNQIATGSLVPDVVQLHTLHDFPSWKEEGLLLPYKPAGFSDLHDAFKDPDGAWLAIAVNALSFVYDNASVGAAAPAAPPDLVDPRWKGRIASSYPQDDDAVLFLYRQYVHEYGWDWVARLSTQDVQFARGTHAPVAAVAEGQKAIGIGGAGTLNAAPGSPTRWVATDDVPFLAWGQRAAILAGAAHPAAAKLYLNWHLSRDVQEAAYTGWSVRTDVTPAGGLKPIWDHPNAHVDHFDQFMADRAEVERWRKSFTLYLGEVQGPPSSGWLGLHPGPSVT; encoded by the coding sequence ATGACCACGTTCAGCAGGCGGCAGGTGCTCGGGGCGGCCGCGCTCGGCGCGTCGCTCGCGGCCTGCGCCAGGCCCGTGACCAGCCCGTTGGCCTCCCGCTCCGCGCCGGACGCCCCGGAGGAGACGAGGTCTCTCGACCAGCTGTACGCCGACGCCGTGGCGGAGGGCGGCCACCTGGTCGTGTACGCCGGTGGGGCCACCGCGACCGAGCACGACGCCACCGGGCAGGCGTTCCTGGCCCGCTTCCCCCGCATGTCGCTGACCACGGTGGTCGACTACAGCAAGTTCCACGACGTCCGCGTCGACAACCAGATCGCGACCGGCTCCCTCGTCCCCGACGTGGTGCAGCTGCACACGCTGCACGACTTCCCCTCCTGGAAGGAGGAGGGCCTGCTGCTGCCGTACAAGCCGGCGGGCTTCTCCGACCTGCACGACGCGTTCAAGGACCCCGACGGCGCGTGGCTCGCGATCGCCGTGAACGCCCTGAGCTTCGTGTACGACAACGCGAGTGTCGGCGCCGCCGCCCCCGCAGCGCCGCCCGACCTGGTCGACCCGCGGTGGAAGGGGCGGATCGCGTCGTCGTACCCGCAGGACGACGACGCCGTCCTGTTCCTCTACCGCCAGTACGTGCACGAGTACGGCTGGGACTGGGTGGCGAGGCTCTCCACCCAGGACGTTCAGTTCGCCCGCGGCACCCACGCGCCGGTCGCCGCGGTCGCCGAGGGGCAGAAGGCCATCGGCATCGGCGGTGCGGGAACGCTGAACGCGGCGCCGGGCTCCCCGACCCGCTGGGTCGCCACCGACGACGTCCCGTTCCTGGCCTGGGGGCAGCGCGCAGCGATCCTCGCGGGCGCCGCCCACCCCGCCGCCGCGAAGCTCTACCTGAACTGGCACCTCTCCCGTGATGTGCAGGAGGCCGCGTACACCGGCTGGTCGGTGCGCACCGACGTCACCCCCGCCGGCGGGCTGAAGCCGATCTGGGACCACCCGAACGCCCACGTCGACCACTTCGACCAGTTCATGGCCGACCGCGCCGAGGTCGAGCGCTGGCGGAAGAGCTTCACGCTGTACCTCGGCGAGGTCCAGGGCCCGCCGAGCTCCGGCTGGCTCGGGCTGCACCCGGGCCCATCGGTCACGTAG